tttttttttgtgaaaaaagcCAGTAGATTTGGTACACAAACCTTCTGTATAATTATACCTTTTGTGTGCTAAGTCAATATCAAAAACCAGTAAAACAACCCGAATGAAGGCAAAGTCCTGAGAAAGAACACTGAATGGAAAACTGCCAAAGCAAACTGTTTATGGGTACATGAAATTACTTTGCAATTATTTACACATAAAACTTCTGCAACCAGTAAAGACCTGAGAATTTAATGAAACGATAAAATAAACTAAGAATTAGTTGGCAAGGAAGCTGCACGATTATAACCAAAATCATAATTGCAGATTAGTCACCTTGACATTGTAATTGCGATTATTATTGAAAATTTAtagattttacattaaaaattttaatgcaGCTGCATGGTATGTAAATGACATAATTATGGGCGTGACGTTGTTAGTACAAAATCCGCAACGAATGGCTAAAGGAGATGTCAAAttatcaattttaaaatctctgaTTCACCACTGTGTTTGGTGCCAAAACATACTGCTGAAACGCACCAAAATGACCACAAATGGACAGCTGTAATTGAGGCTTTCGGTGATGATGTAATTGTTTCACCCGTAATTGTAAATACTGATTAGATTTTCGATTTATGCAGCCCTAACTTAAATTAACTAACTTAGTATAAACAACTAACCAAATAGGATGTAGTCATATAACATCTTAAATGAGAAAAAAGCTGAATATAAGATGAAGCAAAAACCAGCATCCTATTTCAAGCCCCAGGCGACCACCTCAAATTGCACAATAATCCGCTAACAGCCGGTGGTCATTGTGGGAGAAACCAGTGTAGGATGACCATTACAAACACATTCCACAATCCGTACTAAAAATAATACACAGAAAAAGCACATCATGCACTTTTCACATGTTATTTACTTCTCTTTTTAGGGTGATATTTGAGAGTTCTTGTTTTAGGGAACGATAGGAAGAAAATTGTTTCTTATATATAAGCTTTGGTTATATTGTAACTAAACACAGTCATGGCAATAAATTACTTgggggagggagagagagagagagagagggagagagagggagagagagagagagagagagagagagagagagagagagagagagagaccacaAAATGCAACTACTTTAATGACTTAATAGCTTTTGTATCTGATAGCTTTAATAGCTTTTACTGCAATATAACATAAGGGCATACTATTTGTACTCCATTACTAAGGCAATGAGttaaataatatgtaaaatgagAAATTAGTTTAGACAGGTAAATAAGACTGGTAAgtctttaaataaatttaattagTCCTAAAGTACGATATAAAACCAGAACAGGACGCAATGCAAATAATGGCTTCATTTTGACAgatttatataaatatgccCACACTTCAAATGTCCCTTTCTTACACACTCATAGCTTAATTAATATCTTAAAATGTCTATATGAAGCTTGATATGAACACTTGACGTAAATTGCTTTTCAAATGTAAGGCGCGCAGCCTCATGACGCACTTGCATTACAGCAAACAGGAACATCGTGTCCTTGAGACGTCACGCCCAACTTTCGCACTGTTTTCATTGCTGTGGATTGACTAAGAGTATAAAGTTTTCTGGCTAAATGTCAACACTTTATTGTAGGACGGTCTATGTAGTGTAACCCACTCTCTCTCCCAACCCAAACGAACTTATCTGAACCTCGCCCCATAAAGGCGGCATAGCAGGCTGTGAGGAATGTTCAAGTGAAGACATATAGCCTGCGGACTGAGCTAAAGAATTAGACTGAGATGAATAAATCGCAAAATTAAACAACTCAATTGGTTGGGATTCCCCCTTTAGGTTTCTcgttttaattgtttataagGCAAAAACAGCGCATAGATTCACTTCAAATAAGCTTCGTTTGACGTTAAACAGTGGACAGATCGCACTCGCTATTTAAAGGTCTCGTGAGTTCCGCACGCTCATACAATCAGCGCGATCAGTCGGAAGCCGTTGTTAAGGAACAGCGTGTTCTCCTCGCACCGGACACATACGATAAAtacatttactttattttgcgTCAGTGTAGACACGCAGGTTTAGGTCAGGCGAATGTCACGGTACGTTTGCTTTCAATAGGTATAACACTCGACGCGTACACAGGTCGTGCTCGCGCCAGGGTTGTGCATATAGGACCACTGTGTGATTTGTGGTTCAGCGAAGTTCGTTTGCACGGCGATGGGAGGGGGAGACTGTAGGAAGTGTGCCAACAAAAGCTTCAACACAAGGCAGTAGTTACTGCTATATCCAGCCGAAAGAGAACATAATGTACTCTGACCTGTTTACTTGGTTTAGGAAGCTTGCACTTCATATATTTCTGATATGCACTGTAGGTATATCGCTATTGTTTGTAGATAGGATATAATGACCTGACTAGGACAAAAATCAACAATTTTGTCTTAAGCAAGCCATATGCAAATTTAgaattaaaaaaactaatgaGCTTACAGGCTGGTGCATAACAAAGTGAAGAATAACTTCAATGTAAGCATGCCTGGTGAAAGACTGTGGGGATATCTGATGTTTTGTGGTTGCAATACTTTACTGATATACGACCAATATGTATCATTGTGGGTCATATGTAAAGCTGTGCAAATTGTAAAAGCCCAATATACACGTATAACCGTTTATCagcaaattaaatgtttatatggTTTGTCAGTAAAACTAATGGAAGTATTCATTGTAGTTGAACAGTAAATGGTTGTATATTCATCTACTTGGAGACTTTTTATAATTCATAATTCATTGACCAGCACGACAATGTGCAAGTGtccccaaacaaacaaaacaacaatagcTGTAAACAGTCGATACAAAGATTATGTAAGCTTAAAGACACTAGAAATAAAGGAACAGGAACATAACAAGAAAGCATTATCGTGAATTCTCCTGAATCAGGCAAACACATCCAAGGACATTTACTTCAAGTTGTTTTACTGCCCATGTGGTCAAGGGATCACCTGATCTAAACAATAGTTACTGGTATAATTTCTTGAAGATTTTAAGTTGCACTTATTGAATGATTACATGGTTATCCACATCGGGCATGGTAAGATTTTGTTTCATGATGCACTTTTTTGTAAATGGGATGTTTTCAGGCTGTATACAATGCAATTTATATACATGGCCTATTGTCTTTTTACAAAGGTATTAAAAATTGTCTTGCCAAATCACAAACAAAACCATACAAACACCTTATATCAACATAGGCACGAATAAGAAACAATAGAATGATAAACGAAAGTTATTGCTAATGGACAAATCAATGGATCAATCACCGCATGCACATAAGAAGGCCATACCATACGTCGACATCTAAGGATCTTGTCCCCCACCCTCTTTACCAACCTCTTTTGCAATTTTCACATTTAATGTCTCTTACAACCACTCGTAGACACAAAATGCCTTACCTTTTGTTAGCAGAGTTCACCATGGTTCCAATGAAACCTCTGCAAAGCAAGTTTTAAAACATTCAATCTTTGAATTGACTGCAGACGCGACTGCTCGCTAGTTGTTTATCTCTCAGCTCTAAAGGGGCTCGAGTCGAGTGTAGTCTGCGAAACGGtcgatgtcaaaataaaagccacTGCAGGTATATCAATCAAAATATAGACTGCATTTTTTTGGGTTGTGTATGATATTAAAATAGTTCAAAACAAGTAGTATAGTGTgttgatttatattttaaaaaatactggAATGTTTTAGCTTTTCTGTGGTCTGCATATTATATAGgtatacttaatatataattgaattacaataatatatattaaataaggTCAATACATAAACTCGTCAGTAAAAAGAagtaaaaacaattaaaaattattttatataacatGTTATATATAACACAGAAAATTGGTAAATAAATCAATGACTAAACCCATGTCGTAAGACATTTTCTATACCCCATGCTAAATATAACAATTTGTATTTTCAGGTTTTGTACCATGTAAGCAGACACTGTAAGATAAGAAAGATTTGTAAATAAGATGTGTGTCTGaagacaaaaaaatgtaatatatatgtatatgtacagACCAAAGTAGGAGTATGAATAATTGTGAGTGACAGAGGCGAAAGTATACGTATTTATTCATTAAAATATAACGTTACATGCATTTGGTCataccattttatttttaaaaagaaaatatgtgACTTTTTCGTTTCAATTTGAGTTAATGCTTAATATtctatttattatcatttgttTAACAGCATTAACAATTAATGTTATTGGAAAGTAGCTTTTATTGGGAAAAAAACGTTATCTACAGTCCTTAGGAAAAAAACTACATTTCCCTTCATTTCCTCTCGCGTATTACGTAAACAATATCCGGGTTAGAGGAAGAGAATTTCCGCGCCTTTTCGCTGTTGCGATGGATGTGAGATTGAAACAATCTGCAATATTTTAACGGCTCTGACAAATTATGGACTAAATTAGaactttatctttacagatcAAATGCAGTAGATTTGGTCACAACGGATAACATAGAAATATGTTGCTTCCGTCTGACGTCGCCAGACTTGTCCTAGGTAACGCTTTTCAgactcttgtttttattttctccAGCAGCTAGCGAGCTAATAGTCTATAAAACATAGACATGTAACGTTAGTTATGTGATGTCTGTCATAAACTGCTTTGTAGTCCTAATTTTGTAGACCATTAACTTACAAGACACCTGTCTCATAAATACGTCTAAACTGAAAAAATGAGGAGTGTAACGTAATGTCAAAGTGATCGGATGTAACGTTACCTGCTGGATTTAAGTGCTAACGTACTGTACTACTGTActttactgtactgtaagtgTATGTAAATCTGAAATCATTCGTTACTGTCTATGAATTTAGGTTATCTGCAACAAGAAGGTCTCACTGCTACAAGTCGAGCCTTAATTTTTGAAAGCCCAAACCTGAAGGAGTATGCAGAGCATAGTTCAGAGGACGGAGTCATCCCTGCCTGCGTGTTTGTATGTGCACTTCATAATAGATATATAGAAATGATAGTTTACTTAAAGCAGCAGGAGCACTTTGTGAATAACTGAATCACTGAAGTGTATTAAAAAGGAAGGCTGTTTTAACTTATAACCGAAGAGATATAATGGATTCAGTGGATTTATTGAATAATATTTATGCTCTCTGTAATATTAATTGTAATATGTGTTACTTCTGTCCTTCTTGTTTTTATTATAGTTACTACTTCGTTGTTGTATTcatgtgtgtatttttctttacCAGTCTCTTTTTGGGAAAAACCTGATCACGATATTAAACGAATATGTTGCCATTAAAGCTAAAGGTAAGTGCCATACAGAGACAGTAAAATACAAGTAACTTTACATTATAATGCAGAATTGTAATGAACGTAAAATAACATTATAATGCATTTCTGCTGCAGAAACAAGTCAAGAAAATCAAATACCGATTGTGTTGACATCCTTATGGAAAAAGCTTGACTTCACGCTCAACCAAATCaagtaaatgcatttatttacacttttaCACTACATGCTTTAAatgttttagctttaaaataaaGCCATCTTTATTAAAACCATGCTTTATTGTTTGCAGGTCTTTGCAAAACTCTCCAGCTATCCAACAGAATCAGCGATGTaagcttttttaaacacttaattttaaagaggtgtgtgttaaaaacataaatttaggAAAATTAACCAAATAGgaagtaataataaaaaataatgacagCCTAAACACACAAATAACAAGTGCTAATAGCTAAAATACATTTAtccttatttgtgtttttaatcatttaaagtgCGCACCAAGAATAGTATTCAGTACATGGCACGCCAGCAGAGACCGCTCGCCGTGTTTCAGTCTCCAATAACTCCCAGTGTGACAGGCCAGTGTGTCCCCAGCTCTGTGTCAACCCCTCAAGGGATGCTGGGACATTCCACACCAGTGTCTTATACATCTCAGCTTACCAGACCCTCCACTCTCTGCCTTAGCCAGCCAGGCGAGTCCTAAATTTCGTAATTGAATCTCTATTTGATTTCTATGTAATAATTGTAAGTGCAATCTTTAGACTCTGAAATCTTGCACCTTTATAGGCGAGTCGCCATTGCAGATATTAGTGCCTGATCACAGACTGAATCCAGGACCTTTGTCCCCTGCACGCAGAAAATGGTAAGACTTGCAGTGTTGCTGTCAGTGGAAATGTTACCCTGTATGTTTATTACGTGTACGTGAACATGCGTGCACGGTCGAAAGCACAGCCTTGTAAAGCAcagtttatttgacttgtacgtGTACACAGATGTTTGACGCATGCGCATTGGAACAAAATGCAACGTATCTCCTGGGCTATATACTACATTGTCCTGTACGTGCATACAATGTACGGTGGGTTTCAAAAATCCAGCAGTGCACATACAGTACGCCTGTACACAGACCCTCGCATATACGTAAAAATGGACCATACTTCTGCCTTTATGTAATTTCCTCCTTTATTCCTCAGGGAATTGTCACAGACATATAGTTAGACATGGACAGATAGTTTGTATCAATAACCATTCATTCTAAACAGTGAATTTTTATGTTGTAGTGATTCACCGAGGCGGAGGGGAGGCGGTCAGTTGGGCAGCACTGGGACCAGTCGAACCACATTAGTGTCTAGCAGCACTCTTGTTGTGGAAACCCCTAGTGAAGAAAACATGGCGGAAAACTTATCTGTAAGTGCCAAGTCTCTTCTAAGTTGGTCATTTTTATGCTCCCGTATAATTTAAAGATCGTGTCAATTTTCTTTCTGTAGCAAATAGTCATAGAAAATGCCAGAGAAAAAATTCTTAATGATAGATCCTTACAAGAAAAACTGGCtgaaaacatcaacaaaatCTTGGGAAGGTAAATAGATTTCTTAACAGTCAATCAACCACTTAAATAACCGTTAAACTAGGAAACTATATGATAGTTAAGTTTATCATTTTGTATGATTATTTTAAGTGAGAATAGTCCTCAAACATCAAAAGCTGTCTGCACAACAGCGGAACAAGAACAGTCGATCGATGAAATCCTGGGCCTCCAggtgtgtttatttttaatgtttgtttatgtgcGTGTTAAAATCTTGACAACCTTGTTTCATGTATTAAACTTAATACCCCTAACACaacattgtaaatttgttttcaGGGAGAAATTCATATGACGGATGATGCCATCCAAGACATACTGACACAGACTGAGTCAGACCCTGCGTTTCAGGCGCTCTTTGACCTCTTCGATTGTGGTAGGTTTAGGTTGTAGATCAAATAAAGTcctttttgtgatttattgttttctacataaagttttttttttttttttaagggaaaaGCAAAACGGGTGAAGGCAGTGAACAGGCGGATGGCAGTTTGATCACTAGTGCACAGGAGAGTGATGAGACCGACCACATTGACAGTGCCTCAGAGACAGGTGATATATGACTTAACATCTTAAGGACATTGATCAATTTAGATGCTAATAAtttcttttttacaaaaaataataaacaaatgaaaaataaagtatttacaAACCCCATCCTAACATTGTGACAATGCGATGCATTAAGATATAGTAATATTTCTATCCACATTTAAAGGACTGTGGCTGAAAATACAGCTACTGAGAACATGCAGGGATGTGATTTTTCGATTTTCTGACCTCTGTGGGATGACTTGTCTGTGCATGCATTTGTAAGACGTGTGCTTTCATCCAATATGGATCCCTGACATTCAAAGCAGTTCAACATGCCAGGTGGATTCAGCATTTTATTTGCTAAGCGCTTTGGCTTGGTGTGATGCTGCTATTTTGTTTATCAGTCCTTGTATGATTCACCAGTTTGGTAGTTGTGGTTTTTGTCCCGCCCCCTTTTCACCGATTTAATGTTTGATACGTCAGAATTTATGCATTTCCATATCCCATTATtcacatttactctttttcgcaTAAGTCAAAGCCACCAAAAGTGATTGTATAAACCTTTTTTGCGAATTAAagggttcacccaaaaatgaaaattctgtcatcatttacatcattttactgtgaaacatttattttttctgatgaacacggaagaaagatattttgagggaTGTTTGTAACCCATAAGCGGTTTGGTTACACTActgtaaatacataaatgtaaatatgtaaaaaaatattgcatCAAATATACTGTTAATACATATGAATTAATGTTGTCAGTGCTGTATGAATTAGTGGAGCCCACAGTATTTTTCAGTTTTACGTGTACAGATTAATCATAAATTAATAATTGCAGAATTGAAGTTGTGAGGGGATGCCACTTGTGACAACTTTTATCAGCACATTAAATAAAACGTTTAGGTTACTAGTAAATTGCTAAAATGTTGAATTTATAGTCTAAAATTGCCAATCATAATTCAATAATTCTAATGGTTTGTACATTTGTACATGTGTCATTGTGTGCATATTGGTTTTGCATGGGGTGTTGGGTTGGTTCTTCCTTTTTTTTCTTCTTGGCCGGTCACATGCTTGAACAAGTTATTTTGTTAGCACACCCTCTTGTGTTGCGGCTAAAGTGTGTACACATACAGAGAGACACTTGATATCATCCGTTCTCATTAATTATGTGATGCTGCACCAAATGTCATGCTTTTTATGGCTTTCCAAAACTTTTATAATCAATCTTTCCTCATGCatgtttaattattaatattcatgatgcACAGAATGTTCATTGAGTGATATCTCTGTGTGGGTGGAGCTGTCAGCTGCAACGTCACACCAATATCAACTGATGTGCATTGTGTGCGTTGTGGTTGGTTAGGATGAAGACTCTGATAAACAAAGAAAAGATGCCTTTTATCATGTGTTGCCATGTCATGTATGTTTGCGAAACAATGTAatgttaattttgattttaatgattttattatttttgtttactaCAAGGCACCGGACAGGAGGATACCACATCACTGGGAGAAAGTAGCGTAGGAAACAGCCAGATCACTTCGGAGTCAAAAAGCAAAAAGAAATCACTGGCCTGTCATAGTGTGTCTAAATCTTCTTCCACTgcttcacacacacaaacagccaCTGGACGAGCACCCACACCCTCAAAAAGAGGGCTGATCAGGTCCAGAGTATCTACCAATGCCCATACAAGAGGTGCCACAAAGTCGAACAATAAAGTGGATTCCCGTCCACCTGACCAAACCGTCTCAAGCTCCTCTTTCCCAGAGGAAACAGTTGCCATGGAGATGGATGATCCACAAAATGAATCCTCCGAGACTCCTGTGAATATTCAGAATCCATTGCTGGTATCTCAGGAGAACTCTATGAATATCAACAGCCGCAGTGATCAAATTAATCAAGTCCCAGTGTCGAATGAACCACCGCAACCAGTTTCCATTGCATCTGTTAAGGAGACTGGGATTTTAATCGAAAATCCTGGACAGAATGTGTCTGGTGAGGCTTCTCCGCACTCCTTAAACAAAACAACCCCTTCCTACACACAGCAGACAGACTCAACCTACAAAGAAACTCAGGTGTGCGGTTTAAGGTGTGTTGCACCTACAGCAGGTTTAGTAAACCCGTTAGCCCTTGCTTTATGTGCCACCACCGTTGCACCGCCTGCCTCAACATGCGTTTCTGACACCCAGGCTAAGGAGACTGATCCCAATAAAGTTGTGTCTCTGAAAATCATAATTAGTGATGAACAAAATGAGCAATCTACTGATGCGGCGCTAAACCAGGCTGTCTCCAGCATTACCGGTGACAGACTTCCCACCATCTACCTATCATCTCCTGCCAAATCTCCTGCCAAGACCCTGCCCACGGCCTCCGCGGTGATAACGCAGGAGGAAACGGTGCAGGCTGTTAGCAGCTTACAAGGGGTGGAGGGTGTTGGAACGTTCGGAACACCGACAAGGAACTTTCTGAGCAATGCACAGACTACGGTTGCACGTTCCACAGGTCACGAAACCGGTTTCATTCAGCTGTTGCCTGCTAACCCGTCTTCAGGCAGTTATTTTGTCGTGACTGATCCAGCCACTGCAGAGCAACGATCAAATGTAGTGTTGCTGTCGAGTAACATGCCTCAAGGGACGGTGTCATCTATCCCAAATGTGGTAGCGACACCTCCTCGTCAAAGGACAGTTGTGTCTGTGGGTCAAAATATCTCTCAGACCTATTCGCCTGGTGAGTAAAGAGTCTGATTATATAAGACATTGTATACCTCTATATTAGATTaatgtttagtttagtttagttatgttaaaggattagtccattttttttaaatccagataatttactcaccaccatgtcacccaaaatgttgatgtatttctttgttcagtcgagaagaaatttatgtttttttgaggaaaacattccaggatttttctcattttaatggaccccaacactaaacagttttaaaatttcagtttcaaaggactctaaacaatctcaaacaaggcataagggtcttatctagtgaaacgattgtcatttttgacaagaaaaattgtCCAGTGACgctccagcgcgacctcacataatatGTCATCATATCAAGAAGTCACAGATGATGTATAAgttaattatctggatttttggactaatcctttaaggcaCTCATTACGTGAGTCTTCCTCTGTGACTTTGAATTATATTTCTGTttcaaatacattttctttttaggGTCCACTATCATTATATCCTCACCAGTTCAGTCCTTGCTACAAAATGTAATGGTTCCTGTGTCTGTTGTGGGCCAAAACACTGGAAAACTCACGGTCCTTCCCAATCAGGTTAAAACGTAGTCCTTTTCTTAGT
This sequence is a window from Misgurnus anguillicaudatus chromosome 24, ASM2758022v2, whole genome shotgun sequence. Protein-coding genes within it:
- the npat gene encoding protein NPAT, with protein sequence MLLPSDVARLVLGYLQQEGLTATSRALIFESPNLKEYAEHSSEDGVIPACVFSLFGKNLITILNEYVAIKAKETSQENQIPIVLTSLWKKLDFTLNQIKSLQNSPAIQQNQRLRTKNSIQYMARQQRPLAVFQSPITPSVTGQCVPSSVSTPQGMLGHSTPVSYTSQLTRPSTLCLSQPGESPLQILVPDHRLNPGPLSPARRKCDSPRRRGGGQLGSTGTSRTTLVSSSTLVVETPSEENMAENLSQIVIENAREKILNDRSLQEKLAENINKILGSENSPQTSKAVCTTAEQEQSIDEILGLQGEIHMTDDAIQDILTQTESDPAFQALFDLFDCGKSKTGEGSEQADGSLITSAQESDETDHIDSASETGTGQEDTTSLGESSVGNSQITSESKSKKKSLACHSVSKSSSTASHTQTATGRAPTPSKRGLIRSRVSTNAHTRGATKSNNKVDSRPPDQTVSSSSFPEETVAMEMDDPQNESSETPVNIQNPLLVSQENSMNINSRSDQINQVPVSNEPPQPVSIASVKETGILIENPGQNVSGEASPHSLNKTTPSYTQQTDSTYKETQVCGLRCVAPTAGLVNPLALALCATTVAPPASTCVSDTQAKETDPNKVVSLKIIISDEQNEQSTDAALNQAVSSITGDRLPTIYLSSPAKSPAKTLPTASAVITQEETVQAVSSLQGVEGVGTFGTPTRNFLSNAQTTVARSTGHETGFIQLLPANPSSGSYFVVTDPATAEQRSNVVLLSSNMPQGTVSSIPNVVATPPRQRTVVSVGQNISQTYSPGSTIIISSPVQSLLQNVMVPVSVVGQNTGKLTVLPNQMVSLPCSTAVRQPPKVTSQPKLVPKENTDMVKICKSGPGQVSKGLPQTSQISDQQKDASGMSPSHRRILRFDVTPENTTAGQSSTQTTTLTSTISSSPTQQVHKDNKRTEPKQHLNSDNVKRRIEPIRLPEVNHNAAKRDSEKAAVPQQQIETQKSKRTEKRTDLTATSNRSSNKTPNEPESLVRLQSQKKSQLSNKDDGGAVSQSAKSPAQVQKPKPAGNAKTSSLEEAKVSKPADKTLQDSPGITANKENELESNQKEQRPTATRPSEDLTVSTVKPATPILSNSSKMLCKTSPLTKQAAEMLHDIQGQAPVATPLKRQGSSSCPDLLLPRTPGPVCIQEEKMDGLRTPSRVRHVREGESTPKNLPPPATPDIIPSCSPASEAGSENSINMAAHTLMILSRAARTGGPLKDSLRQEEASAGKSSTPKSKKRKHIETSPPAKKELQLSGSSGSKKKSKKQKKLLDSFPDDLDVDKFLSSLHYDE